From Eriocheir sinensis breed Jianghai 21 chromosome 16, ASM2467909v1, whole genome shotgun sequence, a single genomic window includes:
- the LOC126999301 gene encoding xenotropic and polytropic retrovirus receptor 1-like codes for MKFAEHLAAHITPEWRKQYISYEEMKAMLYAAVEQAPSSEVTEEEVITRYYARFDEQFFRVCDKELAKINTFFSEKMAEATRKYTTLKSDLQASKDQHGDGLRNRKGFTFLPKLNVPARKMQDLKLAFSEFYLSLILLQNYQNLNFTGFRKILKKHDKLMTTSNGAKWREDNVDCSTFNTNKDIDKLIQEVEGTFTSELEQGDRQRAMKRLRVPPLGEAQSPWTTFKVGLFSGAFIVLVMSVILSGIFHSEHHNVEVVLRLFRGPLLIILFLFLIGINIYGWRSSGVNHVLIFEIDPRNHLTEQHLIEIAAIFGVIWALSVLGFLYAKALSIPSYAVPLALLCFMLLFLLNPTRTFHHEARFWLLKKLGRVACAPFVFVQFADFWLGDQLNTLVQVLKDFEYSLCFYIQGLDWTSPEPEKVDGMVCTDKTVVVRSIVACLPAWWRFAQCLRRYRDTKEMFPHLVNAFKYATTFFVVTFSCLTHSYKDQYPDSINNPFFYMLIVSMVFNSCFVFWWDMVMDWGMFEKNSGEYKFLREELVYSSPYYYYFGIVEDFILRFIWTCSFTLTELKVTHGEIIISIVAPLEVFRRFIWNFFRLENEHINNCGKFRAVRDISIIPMDASDQAQIVKMMDEVEGVVNRKKKKAGGKQHGGGGGGGGNTLPYPLKEEDVAGTEAQAQHAR; via the exons atGAAGTTTGCCGAGCACTTGGCGGCGCACATCACGCCGGAATGGAGGAAACAGTACATCAGCTACGAGGAGATGAAG GCGATGCTCTACGCGGCGGTGGAGCAGGCGCCGTCCTccgaggtgacggaggaggaggtcatCACAAGGTACTACGCCAGGTTTGACGAGCAGTTCTTCCGCGTCTGTGACAAGGAGCTGGCCAAGATCAACACCTTCTTCTCAG AGAAGATGGCCGAGGCAACCAGAAAGTACACAACCCTCAAGTCTGACCTGCAGGCGTCCAAGGACCAGCATGGCGATGGCCTGCGCAACCGGAAGGGCTTCACGTTCCTGCCCAAGCTGAACGTCCCGGCCCGGAAGATGCAGGACCTCAAGCTGGCCTTCTCCGAGTTCTACCTCAGCCTCATCCTCCTCCAGAACTACCAGAACCTCAACTTTACCGGCTTCAGGAAGATCCTCAAAAAGCACGACAAG TTGATGACCACCAGTAATGGAGCGAAGTGGCGTGAGGACAACGTCGACTGTTCCACCTTCAACACCAACAAAGATATTGACAAACTGATTCAGGAG GTTGAGGGCACCTTCACGTCGGAGCTGGAGCAGGGAGACAGGCAGCGGGCCATGAAGAGGCTGCGTGTGCCGCCGCTGGGGGAGGCACAAAGCCCCTGGACTACTTTCAAAGTCGGCCTCTTCTCCGGGGCCTTCATCGTGCTGGTCATGTCCGTCATTCTCTCAG GCATCTTCCACTCGGAGCATCACAATGTGGAGGTGGTGCTGAGGCTCTTCCGCGGccccctcctcatcatcctcttcctcttcctcatcggcATCAACATCTACGGCTGGAGGTCATCTGGGGTCAACCATGTCCTCATTTTCGAGATCGACCCAAGGAATCATCTCACAGAACAGCACTTGATAGAGATTGCGGCCATTTTTG GTGTGATCTGGGCCCTCAGTGTCCTTGGGTTCCTGTATGCCAAGGCGCTCTCCATCCCCTCCTACGCCGTGCCGCTGGCCCTCCTCTGCttcatgctcctcttcctcctcaaccccacCAGAACCTTCCACCACGAGGCTCGATTCTGGCTCCTCAAAAAGCTG ggACGCGTGGCTTGTGCTCCCTTCGTGTTCGTGCAGTTCGCTGATTTCTGGCTGGGCGACCAACTGAATACCCTGGTACAGGTGTTGAAGGACTTTGAGTACTCGCTGTGCTTCTACATCCAAGGCCTTGACTGGACTAGCCCAGAGCCAGAGAAAG TTGACGGCATGGTGTGCACCGACAAGACAGTGGTGGTGCGGAGCATTGTGGCGTGTCTCCCGGCGTGGTGGAGGTTCGCCCAGTGTCTCCGGCGTTACAGAGACACCAAGGAGATGTTCCCCCACTTGGTCAATGCCTTCAAGTATGCCACAACCTTCTTTGTGGTGACCTTCAGCTGCCTCACACACAGCTACAAGG aCCAGTACCCGGACAGCATCAACAACCCCTTCTTCTACATGCTGATAGTGTCGATGGTGTTCAACTCCTGCTTTGTCTTCTGGTGGGACATGGTGATGGATTGGGGCATGTTTGAGAAGAACAGCGGAGAGTACAAGTTCCTAAGGGAGGAGCTGGTGTATTCCTCCCCG tACTACTATTACTTTGGCATCGTTGAGGACTTCATTCTTCGGTTCATCTGGACGTGCTCCTTCACCCTCACCGAGCTCAAGGTGACGCACGGAGAGATCATCATCTCCATCGTCGCCCCGCTGGAGGTGTTCAG ACGCTTCATCTGGAACTTCTTCCGTCTGGAGAACGAGCACATCAACAACTGTGGTAAATTCAGAGCGGTGAGGGACATCTCCATCATCCCAATGGACGCCTCTGACCAGGCACAG ATTGTCAAGATGATGGATGAGGTTGAAGGCGTGGTCAAccgcaagaagaagaaggctggTGGGAAGCAAC